A stretch of DNA from Methanogenium sp. S4BF:
CCGTTGGTGTGGCATTCGGCGCCCTTGCCGCCGGGTATCCGGCAGAGGCGCTGGCTGCGGCCGTCGCTCTTGCCGTCGGCATCGGCATCCAGAACTTCCCGGAGGGGATGGCCATCTCGATGCCGCTCAGGCGGGAGGGGTTTTCAACACTGAGAAGTTTCTGGTACGGGCAGCTCTCGGGCCTGGTCGAACCGGTTGCAGCCGTCATCGGAGCGGCGGCAGTCATCATCGCCCGTCCCGTCCTCCCCTATGCCCTTGCCTTCGCCGCCGGGGCGATGATCTTTGTGGTCGTCGAAGAGGTCATCCCCGAGTCCCAGCATAATGGGAATGCCGATGCAGCGACCTTCGGGGCAATGCTCGGCTTTGTGGTGATGATGATGCTGGATGTGGGGCTGGGGTGAGGGAGATAACAAATCAGCTATCGTTTACCATTCAGGTGATACCACCTATTGAGCCCTGAGCCGGTAAACTGACGATTCTCCGTAGAGGGGAACACCCATACGGCATCCGCGTCATTTCTTATACTCTCATACCCGCTCACTTTTTTATCCCATACAACGGATAGTCCATTGAATGGACGTCATCCTGCAGCTCCTCCTCCTCCTTATCTGTGCAAAGCTCTTTGGCGAGCTGCTGGAGCGGGCGGGCTACCCGGCACTCATCGGGGAGATTGCAGCAGGCGTTCTCCTTGGCCCTTCCCTTCTGGGATGGGTGACCACAAACGAGACGATCGAAGTCTTTGCCGATATCGGCATCATCGCACTGCTCTTTGTCAGCGGTGCGGAGATGAACCTGAAATCATTTCTGGAACGGCGAAATGTCGCGGTCACCACCGCGGTTGCGGGCGTCATCGTCCCCTTTGCAGGCGGAATACTGCTGGGATACCTGCTGAACTTCTCACAGGCGGAGACGCTCTTCCTTGCAATTGCCCTCTCCATCACCTCCATCGGGGTATCGGTCCGCATTCTCGTCGATTACAAGCAGTTAAACACCGTCCTCGGGACCGCCATCGTCAGCGCCGCCGTCCTTGACGACATCATCGGCATCTTCCTGTTAGGCATCCTCTCTGCGGTGGCGATGCAGGGCACCACCCTTGCAGGAGGCTCCCTTTCAGCCGGAATGCTCATCGCCATCGGGTTTCTGGTGCTCTTCGTCATTATCGCGCCCCGGGCACTGCCCTGGCTCTTCAGTCTGGCACGAAAGACCGAAACCCATGAGATGGTCTATTCGGTTGCCATCATCCTCGCCCTTGGCAGCGGTTACCTCTCCCAGACAGCAGGACTTCACTATTCCATCGGTGCATTCATCGCGGGCCTCATCCTCGGGGACCAGATCCGAAAAGACCGGATGCTCTTCGACAGCCTGATGGACTTCGGGTTCGGATTTTTTGTGACGCTCTTCTTTGCATCCGTCGGTCTTCTTTTCAGTTTCACGTGGGAGACCTTCCTCTCCCCCTATATCATCCCCATCATTGTAGTGGCCATCGGCGGAAAGATCATCGGAGGATTCATCGGCTCCTTCCACTTCCTCACCAAAGCAGAGGCACTCCTTGTCGGACTCGGGATGACGCCACGAGGAGAGATCGCCCTCGTGGTCGCCAAGGTGGCACTCGTGGGAGGAATTATCAACAGTGCCCTTTTTTCGGCGGTGACCGTGATGGTGATAGCAACCATCATCATCACCCCTCTTCTGATGAAACAGGGATTTGTATGGGCAAAAATTGCGGAAAAGGACACATCCTGAAAGGATAATCAATAACAAAACGGCCCGGGAAAGATCATCTGAGATCCTTGAAGCCGGATAAAAGAGATAATGAGATCACATGCCCAAAATAAGCCATAAATACCATCTTAATCGTAATATAAACCCGGATTAGCCAGAAAAACCACACCCTCACAGATGCCCGGAGCGGGCCGATCTCAACCTGAGACATACCCGTATACCCCAAAAAATATCAGACAAACATGTGCGTTCAATAGTCTGCATTAAACGGTATTTTCAACAAATAAAAGGCATTACAGCCGAATTTCTCCACCAGTAAAAACAAGCGGCAAATATGCCCGGTTTACGCCCCAATTTCCATAACAAATGGGATCCGAGAGGGTGAAAACACGGGAAATACACGAGATGAGGGGGGTGAGGACGGAGCACCCGTTCTGATATACATCCAGACGAATTTTCATACGAACCACGTTTTCTATCCGGATATTACGGGTGGATTGCTGGGACCATCCTGCGGAGGTTCTCGATCAGATCTCCCCTTCCCGGACGAGAAACGCAATAATATCACACATCTCCACCAGACCAAGGGCAATGCCGTCCGTATCCACCACAATCACATCAGGATGGCGGTTCTTCTCCATCGCCTGAAGCGTCTCTGCGATGGTGGCGGTGTCCGGCACCGTCACATGACTGCGGGTCATCAGTTCACTGGCATGCAGGGCCGCACTCTTGTGGAGACACTCCAGACATCCCAGTTTCCGCCGGCTCCGGATACCCATACCCGGTGTTATTGCGGAGAGAAGGTCCATGCGGGTGATGATGCCCAGAAACCGGCATTCCTCATCGCACACGATGATGTCAAAACACCCCTTTTGAGTAAATGAGCGGTAGATATCGGCAACCGGCGTCTCCGGATGCACCTGGGCAAAATTCACCTCCATGATCTCTGTTATCGGGGTATTTTCAGGGTCTGGTTTGTCCGTCCCACGTATCTCTTCTTTCCCGGTCATGTGGATAGGGAGTGATCTGCACCGCAGGAGATATAAATAGCGGCGGTGTATCCGGAGAAACCTCCGGGAGAACAGATCCCGGTCAGGATTGGATGCAGAAGAAGTGGCGTGAAGAAACAATCACAGATTCTGAGGCCGGAACAGGGAGTGGCGCTGCCCCGTGTTGACATCCCATACCATCCCATACCCCAAACGACGGGCATAGCTATATCCCGAAACGGCATCATCCTCCATTCAGGGGGTGACTCTGTGGAGCAATGGTCGTCAAAAATCGGATTTCTGCTGGCAGCGATAGGCACAGCGGTCGGCATCGGCAATATCTGGCGGTTTTCCGCCGTGGTCGGACAGAACGGCGGAGGTGCCTATCTTATTCCCTATCTCATCGCGGTCTTTCTCTTTGCCATGCCGCTGATGATCCTCGAGATCTCGATGGGCCGCCATTTCCGGCAGACCGTGGTTTCCGCCTTCAGAAGCGTGCGGCCGCGATTTTCCGTGATTGGCTGGCTGCTCTGCGCCATCCTCTTCATCATCCTCAGCTACTACCTCGTGATCACCGGCTGGACACTGGCGTATGCCCTCTTCTCCGCAACAGGAACGGTAACAACCTTTGCCCGGTTCACCACCAGTTACGAGCCCGTAGTCTTCTTCATCATCGCGACCCTCGTGACAGGTATTGTGGTATCCATCGGTGTCAGAAAGGGGATTGAGAAGATATCATTCGTGATGGTCCCGTTCTGCATCATCATCCTTCTCGTGATGGCCATCATCGGGACGACACTCCCCGGATTTGCGGACGGGATGCACTATTTCCTCACCCCGGACTTCTCCGTACTCACCAATCCGCTGATATGGAGTGCAGCCTTCGGTCAGGCATTCTTCTCCCTCTCCGTCGGGCAGGGAATCCTCCTCACCTATGGAGCATACGCGCCTGCGGGTGTGCGGATTCCCCCGTCCGCTCTCATCGTCACCGTAGCCGACCTCATGGTTGCACTCCTTGCAGGCACCGTCATCTTTCCCATCGTCTATTCGTTCGGATTTACCCCTGCCATCGGGTCAGAACTCGCCTTCTCCACGCTCCCGAAGGCATTTGCGCTGATGCCAGGCGGACAGCTCTTTGCCGTCGCCTTCTTCATTGTGCTCTTCTTTGCGGCGGTCACCTCGGCCGTCTCCATGCTGGAGGTAAACGTTGCAGCCCTCCGGGAGGCGCTGGGATGGACACGAAGGCGGACCACCATCCTCCTCACTGCCGGCATCCTCGCACTCGGCCTCCCTTCGGCACTCAGCTATAG
This window harbors:
- a CDS encoding sodium-dependent transporter; protein product: MYPEKPPGEQIPVRIGCRRSGVKKQSQILRPEQGVALPRVDIPYHPIPQTTGIAISRNGIILHSGGDSVEQWSSKIGFLLAAIGTAVGIGNIWRFSAVVGQNGGGAYLIPYLIAVFLFAMPLMILEISMGRHFRQTVVSAFRSVRPRFSVIGWLLCAILFIILSYYLVITGWTLAYALFSATGTVTTFARFTTSYEPVVFFIIATLVTGIVVSIGVRKGIEKISFVMVPFCIIILLVMAIIGTTLPGFADGMHYFLTPDFSVLTNPLIWSAAFGQAFFSLSVGQGILLTYGAYAPAGVRIPPSALIVTVADLMVALLAGTVIFPIVYSFGFTPAIGSELAFSTLPKAFALMPGGQLFAVAFFIVLFFAAVTSAVSMLEVNVAALREALGWTRRRTTILLTAGILALGLPSALSYSAANLTFTGVRVLDYLDETVGTLGIPIAALLMSVVFTWFLKRSVLESEINAGGRLTVAVIFLCQYVIPAVLVITTGFRLLSGVDFSGTRIIPGAEFIGTPAQAAGIAVILILLLANILLICRVWGCRLPRRHGKGR
- a CDS encoding CBS domain-containing protein; translation: MTGKEEIRGTDKPDPENTPITEIMEVNFAQVHPETPVADIYRSFTQKGCFDIIVCDEECRFLGIITRMDLLSAITPGMGIRSRRKLGCLECLHKSAALHASELMTRSHVTVPDTATIAETLQAMEKNRHPDVIVVDTDGIALGLVEMCDIIAFLVREGEI
- a CDS encoding cation:proton antiporter, translated to MDVILQLLLLLICAKLFGELLERAGYPALIGEIAAGVLLGPSLLGWVTTNETIEVFADIGIIALLFVSGAEMNLKSFLERRNVAVTTAVAGVIVPFAGGILLGYLLNFSQAETLFLAIALSITSIGVSVRILVDYKQLNTVLGTAIVSAAVLDDIIGIFLLGILSAVAMQGTTLAGGSLSAGMLIAIGFLVLFVIIAPRALPWLFSLARKTETHEMVYSVAIILALGSGYLSQTAGLHYSIGAFIAGLILGDQIRKDRMLFDSLMDFGFGFFVTLFFASVGLLFSFTWETFLSPYIIPIIVVAIGGKIIGGFIGSFHFLTKAEALLVGLGMTPRGEIALVVAKVALVGGIINSALFSAVTVMVIATIIITPLLMKQGFVWAKIAEKDTS